Proteins encoded in a region of the Pseudomonas viciae genome:
- the atpE gene encoding F0F1 ATP synthase subunit C — protein METVVGLTAIAVALLIGLGALGTAIGFGLLGGKFLEGAARQPEMVPMLQVKMFIVAGLLDAVTMIGVGIALFFTFANPFVGQIAG, from the coding sequence ATGGAAACTGTAGTTGGTCTAACCGCTATCGCTGTTGCACTGTTGATCGGCCTGGGCGCACTGGGTACCGCAATTGGTTTCGGCCTGCTGGGCGGCAAATTCCTGGAAGGCGCTGCGCGTCAGCCAGAAATGGTTCCAATGCTGCAAGTTAAAATGTTCATCGTGGCCGGTCTGCTCGACGCCGTGACCATGATCGGTGTTGGTATCGCTCTGTTCTTCACCTTTGCGAA
- the atpB gene encoding F0F1 ATP synthase subunit A — protein sequence MAETTASGYIQHHLQNLTFGQLPNGGWGFAHTAAEAKEMGFWAFHVDTLGWSVALGLIFVLLFRMAAKKATSGQPGALQNFVEVLVEFVDGSVKDSFHGRSPVIAPLALTIFVWVFLMNAVDLIPVDWIPQLAILISGDSHIPFRAVSTTDPNATLGMALSVFALIIFYSIKVKGIGGFIGELTLHPFGSKNILVQALLIPVNFLLEFVTLIAKPISLALRLFGNMYAGELVFILIAVMFGSGLLWLSGLGVVLQWAWAVFHILIITLQAFIFMMLTIVYLSMAHEENH from the coding sequence ATGGCAGAGACAACCGCTTCGGGCTATATCCAGCACCACTTGCAGAACCTGACCTTCGGTCAGCTACCCAATGGCGGCTGGGGCTTTGCTCACACCGCAGCAGAAGCCAAAGAAATGGGCTTCTGGGCCTTCCACGTCGATACTCTTGGCTGGTCGGTCGCGTTGGGTCTGATCTTCGTTCTTCTTTTCCGCATGGCGGCAAAGAAAGCGACTTCCGGTCAGCCTGGTGCACTGCAGAACTTCGTTGAAGTATTGGTCGAATTCGTCGATGGCAGCGTGAAAGACAGCTTCCATGGCCGTAGCCCGGTGATCGCACCGCTGGCACTGACCATCTTCGTCTGGGTGTTCCTGATGAACGCCGTCGACCTGATCCCGGTCGACTGGATTCCTCAGCTGGCCATCCTGATCTCCGGTGATTCGCACATTCCGTTCCGTGCGGTATCGACCACCGACCCGAACGCCACCCTGGGCATGGCCCTGTCGGTGTTCGCGCTGATCATTTTCTACAGCATCAAGGTCAAGGGCATCGGCGGTTTCATCGGCGAACTGACCCTGCACCCGTTCGGCAGCAAGAACATCCTGGTTCAAGCCCTGCTGATCCCGGTGAACTTCCTGCTGGAATTCGTGACCCTGATCGCCAAACCGATCTCCCTGGCCCTGCGTCTGTTCGGCAACATGTATGCCGGCGAGCTGGTGTTCATCCTGATCGCTGTGATGTTCGGCAGCGGCCTGCTGTGGCTTAGCGGCCTGGGTGTAGTCCTGCAATGGGCGTGGGCTGTGTTCCACATCCTGATCATCACCCTGCAGGCGTTCATCTTCATGATGCTGACCATCGTCTACCTGTCGATGGCGCACGAAGAAAACCATTAA
- a CDS encoding F0F1 ATP synthase subunit I yields METRTPNRLPFHRLAVFPVLMTQFVVVLIAALALWQWKGVVAGYSGLCGGLIALLPNIYFAHRAFRFSGARAAQAIVRSFYAGEAGKLILTAVLFALTFAGVKPLAPLAVFGVFLLTQMVSWFAPLLMRTRLSRP; encoded by the coding sequence ATGGAAACCCGCACGCCAAACCGCTTGCCGTTCCATCGTCTGGCAGTTTTCCCGGTTTTGATGACTCAGTTTGTCGTTGTACTGATCGCCGCATTGGCGCTCTGGCAATGGAAAGGAGTCGTCGCCGGATACTCAGGGCTTTGCGGAGGCCTGATAGCCTTGCTTCCCAATATTTACTTCGCTCATAGGGCATTTCGGTTTTCCGGCGCCCGAGCAGCCCAGGCTATCGTCCGGTCTTTTTATGCCGGTGAAGCAGGGAAACTGATTTTGACGGCAGTGCTGTTTGCATTGACGTTCGCAGGTGTGAAGCCATTGGCGCCGCTGGCTGTATTCGGCGTCTTCCTGCTGACCCAAATGGTCAGCTGGTTCGCTCCCCTGCTAATGAGAACAAGACTTTCGAGACCTTAG
- a CDS encoding ParB/RepB/Spo0J family partition protein has product MAVKKRGLGRGLDALLSGPTVSSLEEQAVQVDQRELQHLPLDLIQRGKYQPRRDMDPQALEELAQSIKSQGVMQPIVVRPIANGRFEIIAGERRWRASQQAGQETIPAMVRDVPDETAIAMALIENIQREDLNPIEEAVALQRLQQEFQLTQQQVAEAVGKSRVTVANLLRLIALPEVIKTMLSHGDLEMGHARALLGLPENQQVEGARHVVARGLTVRQTEALVRQWLSGKPAPVEAPKTDPDIARLEQRLAERLGSAVQIRHGKKGKGQLVIGYNSLDELQGVLAHIR; this is encoded by the coding sequence ATGGCCGTCAAGAAACGAGGTCTCGGACGTGGACTGGATGCACTGCTCAGTGGTCCCACTGTCAGCTCCCTGGAAGAGCAGGCCGTACAGGTCGACCAGCGCGAGTTGCAACACCTGCCGCTGGACCTGATCCAGCGCGGCAAATATCAGCCGCGCCGGGACATGGACCCTCAGGCCCTGGAAGAACTGGCCCAGTCGATCAAGAGCCAGGGCGTGATGCAGCCGATCGTGGTTCGCCCGATCGCCAACGGGCGCTTCGAGATCATCGCCGGCGAACGCCGTTGGCGCGCCAGCCAGCAGGCCGGCCAGGAAACCATTCCGGCGATGGTCCGCGATGTGCCGGATGAAACCGCCATCGCCATGGCGCTGATCGAGAATATTCAGCGCGAAGACCTCAACCCGATTGAAGAAGCGGTAGCGCTGCAACGTTTGCAGCAGGAGTTCCAGCTGACCCAGCAACAGGTCGCTGAGGCCGTGGGCAAGTCCCGCGTGACGGTGGCCAACCTGTTGCGCCTGATTGCGTTGCCGGAAGTCATCAAGACCATGCTGTCCCATGGCGACCTGGAAATGGGTCATGCCCGGGCGTTGCTCGGTTTGCCGGAAAATCAACAAGTTGAAGGGGCGCGACATGTTGTCGCACGGGGCCTGACTGTGCGCCAAACCGAGGCACTGGTTCGTCAGTGGCTCAGTGGTAAACCAGCCCCTGTCGAAGCCCCCAAGACCGATCCGGATATCGCTCGCCTGGAACAGCGCCTGGCCGAGCGCCTGGGCTCTGCGGTGCAGATCCGCCATGGAAAGAAGGGCAAGGGGCAACTGGTGATCGGTTATAACTCCCTCGATGAGCTGCAGGGTGTCCTTGCGCACATTCGCTGA
- a CDS encoding ParA family protein → MAKVFAIANQKGGVGKTTTCINLAASLVATKRRVLLIDLDPQGNATMGSGVDKHGLENSIYDVLIGECDLGQAMHFSEHGGYQLLPANRDLTAAEVVLLEMQMKESRLRSALAPIRENYDYILIDCPPSLSMLTLNALVAADGVIIPMQCEYFALEGLSDLVDNIKRIAELLNPELKVEGLLRTMYDPRLSLMNDVSAQLKEHFGEQLYDTVIPRNIRLAEAPSYGMPALAYDKQSRGALAYLALAGEMVRRQRRNPRTAAAQPT, encoded by the coding sequence ATGGCTAAGGTATTCGCGATAGCGAACCAAAAGGGTGGTGTGGGCAAGACCACCACCTGTATCAACCTCGCAGCATCCCTGGTCGCGACCAAGCGCCGGGTGCTGTTGATCGATCTCGATCCACAGGGCAACGCCACCATGGGTAGCGGTGTGGATAAACATGGCCTGGAAAACTCCATCTACGACGTACTGATCGGTGAATGCGATCTGGGTCAGGCCATGCATTTCTCCGAACACGGCGGTTATCAACTGCTGCCGGCCAACCGTGATTTGACGGCGGCCGAAGTGGTGCTGCTGGAAATGCAGATGAAGGAAAGCCGTCTGCGCAGTGCGCTGGCGCCGATCCGGGAGAACTACGACTACATCCTGATCGACTGCCCGCCGTCGCTGTCGATGCTGACCCTCAACGCGCTGGTGGCCGCCGATGGGGTAATTATCCCCATGCAGTGCGAGTACTTCGCCCTCGAAGGGTTGAGCGACCTTGTGGATAACATCAAGCGCATCGCCGAGCTGTTGAACCCGGAACTGAAAGTCGAAGGCCTGCTGCGGACCATGTACGACCCGCGCCTGAGCCTGATGAACGATGTCTCGGCCCAGCTCAAGGAACACTTCGGCGAGCAGCTCTACGACACGGTCATCCCGCGTAACATTCGCCTGGCCGAAGCGCCGAGCTACGGCATGCCGGCCCTGGCCTACGACAAACAATCCCGTGGTGCGCTGGCCTACCTGGCCCTGGCGGGCGAGATGGTTCGCCGTCAGCGCCGTAACCCACGCACCGCTGCAGCCCAGCCAACTTAA
- the rsmG gene encoding 16S rRNA (guanine(527)-N(7))-methyltransferase RsmG, translated as MVTSQHAEELSTGARQLGVNLTEAQHAQLLGYLALLIKWNKAYNLTAVRDPDEMVSRHLLDSLSVMSFIEDGRWLDVGSGGGMPGIPLAILFPGSQVTCLDSNGKKTRFLTQVKLELKLDNLQVIHSRVEAFQPAQPFNGIISRAFSSMENFSNWTRHLGDADTRWLAMKGVHPADELVALPADFHLDSEHALAVPGCQGQRHLLILRRTA; from the coding sequence ATGGTCACCTCGCAACATGCTGAAGAGTTATCCACAGGTGCCCGTCAGCTCGGTGTCAACCTGACCGAAGCCCAGCACGCGCAATTGCTGGGTTATCTGGCCCTGTTGATCAAATGGAACAAGGCCTACAACCTGACCGCAGTGCGTGATCCGGACGAAATGGTCTCCCGGCATCTACTCGACAGCCTCAGCGTCATGTCTTTCATCGAAGACGGTCGCTGGCTCGATGTCGGCAGTGGCGGTGGCATGCCAGGAATCCCGCTGGCGATCCTGTTTCCCGGCTCGCAAGTGACCTGCCTGGACAGCAACGGCAAGAAAACCCGATTTCTGACCCAGGTCAAACTCGAACTCAAACTGGATAACCTGCAAGTTATCCACAGCCGCGTCGAAGCGTTCCAGCCTGCACAGCCGTTCAACGGGATCATCTCCCGGGCGTTCAGCAGCATGGAGAACTTCAGCAACTGGACTCGCCACCTCGGCGATGCCGATACGCGCTGGCTGGCAATGAAGGGCGTTCATCCGGCCGATGAGCTGGTAGCATTGCCGGCAGACTTCCACCTCGATAGCGAACACGCCCTGGCCGTACCCGGTTGCCAAGGCCAACGCCATCTGCTGATACTGCGCCGCACGGCATGA